The Usitatibacter rugosus genome segment GTATAATCTCGTTTTGAGTGAAGGGTTTGGCCCAATGCGCGTCATCCAAAAAGCGCTCACATTCGACGACGTCCTCCTCGTTCCCGCCCACTCGACCGTCCTGCCTCGCGAAGTCCGCCTCACCTCCCGCCTCACCCGGTCGATCCAGCTCAACATCCCGTTGCTCTCCGCCGCCATGGATACGGTGACGGAATCGCGCCTCGCGATCGCCCTCGCGCAAGAAGGCGGCATCGGCATCGTCCACAAGAACATCTCCCCGCAGCAGCAGGCCTCGGAAGTCTCGAAGGTGAAGCGCTTCGAGAGCGGCGTGGTGAAGGAGCCCGTCACCGTCGCGCCGACCATGAGCGTGCGAGACGTGCTGGAGATCACTCGCCGCCATCGCATCTCGGGGCTGCCGGTACTCGAGGGCAAGCGCGTCGTGGGCATCGTCACCAACCGCGACCTGCGGTTCGAGACGAACCTCGACCAGCCGGTCGGCAACATCATGACGCCGCGCGAGAAGCTCGTGACCGTGAAGGAGGGCGCCACGACCGACGACGCCCGCGAGCTGATGCACAAGCATCGCCTCGAGCGCGTGCTCGTGATCAACGGCGACTGGGAGCTGCGCGGGCTGATGACCGTGAAGGACATCCTCAAGTCGTCCGAGCACCCGAACGCCAGCAAGGACCAGTTCGGCCGGCTTCGCGTCGGTGCGGCGGTCGGCGTCGGCGAAGACACCGATGAGCGCGTCGAGAAGCTGGTCGAGGCCGGCGTCGACGTGATCGTCGTCGACACAGCGCATGGCCATGCCCAGGGCGTGCTCGACCGCGTGAAATGGGTCAAGAAGAAATTCCCCAACCTGCAGGTGATCGGCGGCAACGTCGCCACGAAGGATGGAGCGCACGCGCTCGTCGACCACGGCGCGGATGGCGTGAAGGTCGGCATCGGCCCCGGCTCCATCTGCACCACGCGCATCGTCGCGGGCGTCGGCGTGCCGCAGATCAGCGCGATCCAGAACGTCGCCGACGCGCTCGCGAAGCTCGACATCCCGTGCATTGCCGATGGCGGCATCCGCTACTCGGGCGACGTGGCCAAGGCCATCGCGGCCGGCGCCTCGAGCGTGATGCTGGGAAGCCTCTTCGCCGGCACCGAGGAGGCTCCGGGCGAGATCGAGCTCTTCCAGGGCCGCTCGTACAAGAGCTACCGCGGCATGGGCTCGATCGGCGCGATGCAGAAGGGTTCTTCCGATCGCTACTTCCAGGACGCGGAGATGAATGCCGACAAGCTGGTGCCCGAAGGCGTCGAGGGCCGCGTGCCCTACAAGGGGCCCTCGGTCGCGATCATCCACCAGATCATGGGGGGGCTTCGCGCCAGCATGGGCTACACGGGCTGCCGCACCATCGAGGAGATGCGCTCGAAGGCCGAGTTCGTCGAGATCACTTCAGCCGGGATGCGGGAGTCGCACGTCCACGACGTGCAGATCACCAAAGAAGCTCCCAACTACCGGGTGGATTGATGGACCGCATCCTGATCCTCGACTTCGGTTCGCAAGTCGCGCAGCTCATTGCCCGCCGCATCCGCGAGTCGGGCGTCTACTGCGAGCTGCATCCCAACGACGTCGACGAGAAGTTCATCCGCGACTACGACCCGAAGGGCATCATCCTCTCGGGCAGCCACGCCTCGGCGCTCGACGAGGGCACGCTCAAGGCCGACCCGTACGTCTTCAAGCACGGCGTCCCCGTGCTCGGCATCTGCTACGGCATGCAGACGATGGCCGCGCAACTCGGCGGCGGCGTCGAGGCCGGCAAGGTGCGCGAGTTCGGCTATGCGGAAGTGCGTGCCCACGGCCATTCGAAGCTGCTGGAGGGCATCCAGGATCGCAGCGGGGCGAACGGAGAGGGACACCTCGACGTCTGGATGAGCCACGGCGACAAGGTCACGGCGCTTCCGCCCGGCTTCAAGCTGATGGCCTCCAACGAAGCGTGCCCCATCGCGGGCATGTTCGATCCCGACCGCGAGTTCTACGCGGTGCAGTTCCATCCGGAAGTCACGCACACCAAGCAGGGCACGCAGATCTACCGGCGCTTCGTGCACGAGATCTGCAGGGCGGGCTCGAGCTGGAACATGCCGGAGTTCGCACCCCAGGCCATCCAGAAAGTCCGCGAGCAGGTCGGCGGCGACGAGGTGATCCTCGGCCTCTCCGGC includes the following:
- the guaB gene encoding IMP dehydrogenase gives rise to the protein MRVIQKALTFDDVLLVPAHSTVLPREVRLTSRLTRSIQLNIPLLSAAMDTVTESRLAIALAQEGGIGIVHKNISPQQQASEVSKVKRFESGVVKEPVTVAPTMSVRDVLEITRRHRISGLPVLEGKRVVGIVTNRDLRFETNLDQPVGNIMTPREKLVTVKEGATTDDARELMHKHRLERVLVINGDWELRGLMTVKDILKSSEHPNASKDQFGRLRVGAAVGVGEDTDERVEKLVEAGVDVIVVDTAHGHAQGVLDRVKWVKKKFPNLQVIGGNVATKDGAHALVDHGADGVKVGIGPGSICTTRIVAGVGVPQISAIQNVADALAKLDIPCIADGGIRYSGDVAKAIAAGASSVMLGSLFAGTEEAPGEIELFQGRSYKSYRGMGSIGAMQKGSSDRYFQDAEMNADKLVPEGVEGRVPYKGPSVAIIHQIMGGLRASMGYTGCRTIEEMRSKAEFVEITSAGMRESHVHDVQITKEAPNYRVD